GGCGATTTTAGTTTTGGTCCATGATAAAAACATGAATCAGCGCTTAGACACAAGACCCAGGAAAGATAAGACACAGCACTGCGTGTACAACTTCCCGCCTTCGTGCTTTGTCTAAGCGCTGTTTTATATTTTTATCAAGAAACATCACCAATTCACCCAATCTCCTTGTCTGCTCCTTTTGAAGTAATGATCCTATGTTGTTTCTCGCAGACATGAGCGACAGGATCGCGTCTAGAGAGAAAAACACCGATGAAGAAATACCGTCATCGGCCAATGGTGGAGCGGATGGCGTTTGTGGCGTAAAGGCGTCGGTCACAACCGGGACTGAGTCTCGCACGAAGAAGTCCGCGGTTGTCACGGTGGTGTATACGAACGTGAGTCATCCTGCACCCGTTGTCGAATGTCTGTGAGTGGCTGTGGTGTTTAAACGTTCTTTAGAGGGGGTCGCATAAAAACTTCCAGGACATGGACTTGGTTGAGTGAATGGTGGTCGCGGTGATGACAACGCCGTACGGGGCAACCGCCTTTCACTCAACCAAGTGGTAGCTGCTGTATAGCATTTTTCTACCTTCATAGAAGTGAGAACCATCCAGTTGTCCCTGACATCAGCGGTAGAACTCTGCAAAACATAAAAATTGCACCACCTCTCCGAAGAGAACCCAGTTGAGATACGAAGCTGCGGCGGttaaaacgggcgtcgacgcgggtgcttgaagaacggtttgaagtgaaacttggtgtagcgtttactcgagttaacgtttgtttgaaacgaaaATACACGGGAGGAAGGTTGGGTTTTCTGCCAGCTTCACTACACAGATCAACGAGTTGAAAGAGCGGACAGATTTAGTcacgcgtccgcagcagccgtacgCAGCCTTCTAGCCATTTGAAATGGCAGGGCGCATCCGTATGGCTGctgtggacgcgcaactaaatctgccTAGTGTTTCCGCTGGACGTGCGGTCTagcgttgcgggcggtggagaCGGTGAAGCGAGCGAGAAGggtgttgcgagcgggcggaggagccggcagctgctgcgggtgagagagagtgacgtcaagaCGCAGCTGTGACTTGACCTACTTCGCCCCGATCCAACACCGGCGGTAAGGGAGTTGGTGCGAACAGATGGGACACAGTTATACGGGTTAGCcaaagatgcttcgcatctcaAACAAAAAGTTTCCCCTCAAGCGCGAGGCAATCAGTGCGAGAGCCACAAATTATAATCTACAAAGTAAGGCTAAGAGCTAATCTTTTTGGATGAGAACTCGCTTAACACAACAAAACGCTTGATGAAAGGATTACGGTTACTTTAGGGATGGAAGCGGTTTCCGTGCTGTGGTTTCTCTGAATGCAAAGTGAGCTCTGAGAGCGCAACAAGGTTTACGAGCCGTCTCTTGATGCCTGCAGAGAACGGGCCCTTCGAACAACGAAGCGTCTAATTGATGTCATGACGTATAATTACGTATTTCACGTCACACAACGTTTTGGGCCAAAATGGGCACTTCTCGAAAGTCACTTCTATGAGTCGAAAAACCGCCAGGCTAGCGCGGAACACGCAGCATAGtcgcagcaaaagctggaagagcggcctttcacagcATTTTCTAAATACTGTTTGGGTAACtgttacaagcacacttgcaggataCACACTATACCATAAATCACAAAACGTTTGTGCAGGTCTTCACTATGGCATTCATCAGTGAAGCGTCATACCTATAGTACACGCTTGCTAGtaatttcgtgcaattttttgatggtgtggctgatgacgatgaagaatcatgCCTAGCGCTATTGTATGTGCTGTATCATTCGACGACCTCCTCCGTTACGCAATTATTATCTTTGACGCCTGGTTGTACCTTTACTGCTGTAAATTCTTCATTGCACCCATTAATGCGATTTCTTTCCCGATATGAAGGCTGCCTAGGGTCAGTTTGCCACGAAGTTTTTAGGACCGACGTAGCTCAGTTGGAGAATGAGGTGCTGGCACGCAGAGGACCCGAGTTTGAGTCCCGTTGTGTCctttgtgttttttatttacctAATTCTTTTTTTTAGCTTTGCGCGATAGTGGTTCCGGACACCGGCTGTGGAGGCGGACAATTACGGCACACGCGACAAgcgttctgatctcataacagctttcgctgtaaaagtcgCTGAGAAGAGATATTTTACGCTTGATGAGTCGTGTAAAGTTTCTACCGTATAATAAAAATTGGGAGGACTGACTGAGACATGGCTGTTTAGATTGTCTTTGCTGCTCTCTAGAAATGCCTTAGCTTTATTATAGCAGTGTTTTATCTTTTGTCTACAGTGCCCATCTATTACAAATAATCGGAAGTTCACCTATCGTTTTCTTGTGACTGCAAATGCCATTCAACCAACTTGGCGCACGAGTGGGCGCTTTTGCATGCACACCACACTTCGGCTAAACTTGCCTCTCCCTCCATACGCAGTAGCATTTCCTCGAAGTTCTGGTTACAGCCACATAATAACGCATTAACATTAAGCAGCTGCTTACAACCAAATTTTTGTGTCGATGTAAGCTTGGTTGGTTGTGAACGAATAGTCAGTGATATTCGTGGCCTAAAAACTCTGTTGTTTCCttgtttaaaaaaacaaaaacgccaggcctgcgcagtaggcgctgcacagtcacagcggaagctagaagagcggcctttcagagccttttataaacactcattTGGTGACTACAGCAAGCCCACTTGCTTAATGCCCACTAGGgcactaataataaaaaaattttggtAGTAGGTCCGCGttagctatgctattttttgtcattcttctgagaagcgtggtatctgctaaataCCTCCAAGGGATTTAGGGCCAATTGTTTATAacgtggctgacgacgatgagaaattatgggtGAAGGGGGCGCCCCAGTTAAtagaggaacaagaacaagctgttgtaatgggttgaagcattggatgGCCGACTTGTtaagctattcgcattgtgcgacaactggttgttctttcactgttttaaaatgctttataagtcgctttataaaacattgcgcctgcctaaggcaagtttgccaacaagtcacaagcaacAGCGTAGCGTAGCTCAGTGAAAGAATACTGAGCTGGCTCTCAACGGTCCGGGTTTTGAGCCCcattgtgtctttggtgctaggtttcttTTGTATTTCGGGcaatgtggttacagacaccggtggcggcagacaactgcatgtgacctgagttgtgatctcataacagctttcactgtaaaaaaaaaaaaacagctaaccACATGAGAATGAAATTCAGACCATccgcatggcaagcaggtgtacTGCCACACAGCCGCAATGCTGCTTGAAACTTTTTCAGAGTAACGAAAACACTAGATGAATGTCATGTAGCAGAAGAAGTGTCGTTAACGCGTTCCGTGCGTGGGAGGCACGTATAATCACGCCACACGTCGAATCATGTGAACTGAGCGACGAGTGCTTCTTTTAATGTCCATCTCTTTAGAAATCACTTTTGCAACAGTGGTATAGCTTCACGTATTGCCTTAATAATGCATCGTGAGCCATTCGCTGattttcaaatatatatatatatatatatatatatatatatatatatatatatatatatatatatatatatatagaagccaTGAAGAAAGAaatcagaatggaataaacatgggtaTATTTGGGCATCTTATGATACATCAAACTGGATGGTGTGTATGTACTTCAAGGCAAAACgcgccatggggtggctacggttTAAGAAAAGATgcgctaataatgatatataatcTTTATGAGCACACTATCATGAAATTGCGGATTTGTATTGCTTTCTGGCAGTGCaacttataaaatgagacctaTAATATCGCtcgaaagagaagcgttgcgtttgtgtctgggtctccCAAAGTTTGATGCAAACAAcatgttgtatatggaagctcgcgtaccttctctgctaaataggtttgaaatttttactgtgcaagcattcttaaaaaTATACAGATCTTACCAAAGACGCCTATTTTACGTTTTGATTCAAGAACCAACTTTATTCTTCGAAACAagttggtcgcgactacacaccccgcaaatcaTATTTGCACA
The Rhipicephalus microplus isolate Deutch F79 unplaced genomic scaffold, USDA_Rmic scaffold_24, whole genome shotgun sequence DNA segment above includes these coding regions:
- the LOC142786447 gene encoding uncharacterized protein LOC142786447, yielding MSDRIASREKNTDEEIPSSANGGADGVCGVKASVTTGTESRTKKSAVVTVVYTNRASKKSKSRGKTRLTRAQRKKRETSSNVENGDATPSAQATSKMQERR